The following are encoded in a window of Actinomycetota bacterium genomic DNA:
- the dxr gene encoding 1-deoxy-D-xylulose-5-phosphate reductoisomerase gives MKTVSLVGSTGSIGTQAVDVVRAEPGRYRVVALGANRSVELLALQAKELRPERVAIADPSRAADLEAAVPPGTEVLAGPGALAEISTGADVVVNGVVGFAGLEVTLAALGAGRRLALANKESLIAAGPVVRRARVTPGAEIVPVDSEHCAVHQCLRAAGGAGAGRALRRIVLTASGGPFRGRSRRDLESVTVEQALAHPTWAMGPKITVDSSTLMNKGLEVIEAHELFDVDFGSIDVVVHPQSVVHSMVELSDGATIAQLSEPDMRLPIAYALAYPDRSAVAFGALDWSKARELTFEPPDRAAFPCLDLAYEAGRTGGTAPAWLNAANEVAVAAFLEGLIPWAAIADVIYDTLAGHDGTDPTGVDVVMEADRLARLQARQAVERRTHSQ, from the coding sequence GTGAAGACCGTCAGCCTGGTGGGCTCCACCGGCTCGATCGGCACCCAGGCGGTCGACGTGGTCCGGGCCGAGCCCGGGCGCTACCGGGTGGTGGCCCTGGGCGCGAACCGGTCGGTCGAGTTACTGGCCCTGCAGGCCAAGGAGCTACGGCCCGAACGGGTGGCCATCGCCGACCCGTCGCGAGCGGCCGACCTGGAGGCGGCCGTGCCCCCGGGTACCGAGGTGCTGGCCGGCCCGGGCGCCCTGGCCGAGATATCCACCGGGGCCGACGTGGTCGTCAACGGCGTGGTCGGGTTCGCCGGCCTGGAGGTGACCCTGGCCGCCCTGGGGGCGGGCCGCCGGCTGGCCCTGGCCAACAAGGAGTCGCTGATCGCCGCCGGCCCGGTCGTGCGCCGGGCCCGCGTCACCCCGGGGGCCGAGATCGTGCCTGTCGACTCCGAGCACTGTGCCGTTCATCAGTGCCTGCGGGCCGCGGGCGGGGCGGGCGCCGGGCGCGCCCTCAGGCGCATCGTGCTCACGGCCAGCGGAGGGCCGTTCCGGGGCCGCAGCCGCCGCGACCTGGAGTCCGTCACCGTCGAGCAGGCCTTGGCCCACCCCACGTGGGCCATGGGCCCCAAGATCACCGTCGACTCCTCGACCCTGATGAACAAGGGCCTGGAGGTCATCGAGGCCCACGAGCTGTTCGACGTCGATTTCGGCTCGATCGACGTGGTCGTGCACCCCCAGTCGGTGGTCCACTCCATGGTCGAGCTCAGCGACGGGGCCACCATCGCCCAGCTTTCCGAGCCCGACATGCGCCTGCCCATCGCCTACGCCCTGGCTTATCCCGACCGCAGCGCGGTGGCCTTCGGCGCCCTCGACTGGTCGAAGGCCCGGGAGCTGACCTTCGAGCCGCCCGACCGCGCCGCCTTCCCGTGCCTCGACCTGGCTTACGAGGCGGGGCGCACCGGGGGGACGGCCCCGGCCTGGCTCAACGCGGCCAACGAGGTGGCGGTGGCCGCCTTCCTCGAAGGGCTCATACCGTGGGCCGCCATTGCCGATGTCATATACGACACGCTGGCAGGCCACGATGGAACAGACCCGACCGGGGTCGACGTTGTCATGGAGGCCGACCGGCTGGCCCGTCTGCAGGCGCGCCAAGCGGTAGAACGGAGAACCCACAGCCAATGA